In a genomic window of Melitaea cinxia chromosome 2, ilMelCinx1.1, whole genome shotgun sequence:
- the LOC123660131 gene encoding juvenile hormone esterase-like gives MYCVIMYWFIKILGLFSLVLCNVTPSRIVNLTQGPVRGYKDKNLDVFVFYGIPYATAPTGQDKFKAPLPPPIWNEIFEAVDRKVICPQSNFFHIITNQKITTLIPIEDCLVANVYVPETIEDKLPVVVFVHGGAFSVGWGDLFTPKKVVSSKRIIAVTFNYRLGAHGFLCLGTKDVPGNAGMKDQVALLRWVEENIVSFGGNPHDVTISGYSAGSTAVDLLSISQMAVGLFKKVIPESGSNTASLGCQSDPIKQAKIYAKMLNFHNVDDFDALEDFYKTVPIEILNSADPVNRTDSLILMTPCVERDVGEERFLEDSPVNVLKSGDFPKYRMLYGFSDKEGSMRIMFFDSWKHLMNEKFSNFLPSDLEFKDEKEREAVANRIRRFYFGDDLIGNEHILPYVDLFSDIFFVYPMLRTVKYQVQAGNDQIYLYEYSYVEADTPVIPYTTVRGAPHCAQTATFFDGLWDGIEEDEKRISLEKQELKKFIREIWLNFITTGKPTATNLPNWPPVGADWSPYMALNKTVQLMSHPIKERALLWDSIYDKYYRYPVAPNPPRNTAEKFPIEL, from the exons ATGTATTGTGTGATAATGTAttggtttattaaaatattaggaCTATTTTCCTTAGTTCTTTGTAACGTTACTCCATCACGAATAGTGAATTTGACTCAAGGTCCCGTGCGTGggtataaagataaaaatttagaCGTATTTGTTTTTTACGGTATTCCTTATGCAACAGCGCCAACCGGCCAGGACAAGTTCAAG gCTCCGCTGCCGCCACCAATATGGAATGAAATATTTGAGGCTGTGGATAGAAAAGTTATATGTCCGCAAAGCAATTTCTTTCATATAATAACCAATCAAAAAATCACCACTCTAATTCCTATAGAAGACTGTCTAGTTGCAAATGTTTATGTACCTGAAACAATTGAAGATAAACTTCCAGTGGTTGTATTCGTTCATGGTGGAGCTTTTTCCGTAGGATGGGGAGATTTATTCACTCCTAAGAAAGTTGTAAGCAGCAAAAGGATTATTGCAGTTACGTTTAATTATAGATTAGGGGCACACGGATTTCTTTGTTTAGGCACAAAAGATGTACCAGGCAATGCTGGAATGAAAGATCAGGTTGCTCTTTTGCGGTGGGTAGAAGAGAATATTGTTAGTTTTGGTGGTAATCCTCATGATGTTACAATATCTGGCTACAGCGCTGGATCTACCGCTGTCGATCTACTTTCAATATCACAAATGGCAGTGGGTTTATTTAAAAAGGTAATTCCAGAAAGTGGTTCTAACACAGCCTCTTTAGGTTGTCAGTCAGACCCTATCAAACAAGCAAAAATATATGCAAAGATGTTGAATTTTCATAATGTAGATGATTTTGATGCCCTGGAAGATTTTTACAAAACTGTGCctatagaaattttaaattcagcTGACCCTGTAAACAGAACTGACTCATTAATTTTGATGACACCCTGTGTGGAGCGTGACGTGGGTGAGGAAAGATTTCTAGAGGATAGTCCAGTCAATGTCTTGAAAAGTGGCGACTTTCCAAAATATCGTATGCTTTATGGTTTTAGTGATAAGGAAGGATCGATGCGTATAATGTTTTTTGACTCTTGGAAACATCTGATGAATGAGAAATTTTCGAATTTTTTACCAAGTGATTTGGAATTTAAAGATGAAAAAGAAAGGGAAGCTGTAGCTAACAGGATAAGACGTTTCTATTTTGGTGACGACTTAATAGGAAACGAACATATATTGCCATACGTAGACCTATTTTCagatatttttttcgtatatcCTATGCTGAGAACTGTGAAATACCAAGTACAAGCTGGCAATGATCAAATATATCTGTACGAGTATTCGTACGTTGAGGCTGATACGCCTGTCATACCGTACACCACAGTTCGTGGTGCGCCTCATTGTGCTCAAACAGCTACCTTTTTTGATGGTCTATGGGATGGCATTGAAGAAGATGAAAAACGTATATCATTAGaaaaacaagaattaaaaaagtttattcgAGAAATTTGGTTAAACTTTATAACAACAgg AAAACCTACAGCTACCAATCTGCCGAATTGGCCGCCAGTGGGCGCAGACTGGTCACCGTATATGGCTCTTAATAAAACAGTACAACTAATGAGTCATCCTATTAAAGAAAGAGCTTTGTTATGGGATAGCATTTATGACAAATACTATCGTTATCCTGTAGCCCCGAATCCGCCACG caATACCGCAGAGAAATTCCCAATAGAGTTATGA